A DNA window from Impatiens glandulifera chromosome 7, dImpGla2.1, whole genome shotgun sequence contains the following coding sequences:
- the LOC124945540 gene encoding transcription factor HHO5-like, which produces MGDSVSNYVPRTIQEILSDLSTIPDVSDRASKLDDFINRLEEEMKKIYVFKRELPISIVLMKDAITALKEESILLRGKHVKPVLEQFIPLKKIPDKVVDDDDDINKDKDNKDKKNWLRSAQLWKTDDFSSSSSSGKRHSPDSRVTENAEFGFHPFHSNKNKTGSRTFMSHKGYPFFSAAAAAAARHEQEDADEPISSLSLIMPGTKNSKEQNRPKTIRSRSSSTSAPSSQLNSQSLHHHQPEQQNGRKQRRCWSQELHRRFLNALQQLGGSQVSTPKQIRELMQVDNLTNDEVKSHLQKYRLHTKRGGPVSSIKGAMSNLGESSSMPRDDEEYKVEASKQSNSQSGSPQGPLDLSGTGGNNNSMELGDEISESHSWKNQLHRRSAQDDDEEEEEDDV; this is translated from the exons ATGGGTGATTCTGTATCAAATTATGTTCCTAGAACAATCCAAGAGATTCTATCCGACCTGTCCACCATCCCCGATGTTTCTGATAGAGCATCTAAGCTCGATGATTTCATCAATAGATtagaagaagaaatgaagaagatcTACGTATTTAAGCGCGAGCTTCCCATCTCCATCGTCCTTATGAAGGATG CAATTACTGCACTGAAAGAAGAATCAATCCTGTTGAGGGGAAAACATGTGAAACCAGTGTTGGAACAATTCATCCCACTTAAGAAAATTCCTGATAAAgtagttgatgatgatgatgatattaaTAAAGACAAGGACAATAAAGATAAGAAGAATTGGTTGAGATCAGCCCAGCTCTGGAAAACTGATGAtttcagcagcagcagcagcagtgGAAAGAGACATAGTCCAGATTCAAGAGTTACAGAG AATGCCGAGTTTGGGTTCCATCCATTTCATTCGAATAAAAACAAGACTGGATCAAGAACATTCATGTCCCATAAAGGGTACCCTTTCTTCTCTGCTGCCGCAGCTGCTGCTGCTAGACATGAACAGGAAGATGCTGATGAACCAATTTCAAGTCTTTCCCTCATTATGCCCGGAACCAAGAATTCCAAAGAACAAAACCGTCCTAAGACCATCCGTAGCAGATCAAGCTCCACCTCTGCACCATCCAGTCAACTGAATTCACAGTCACTGCATCATCATCAGCCTGAGCAGCAGAATGGTAGGAAACAAAGAAGATGCTGGTCTCAAGAACTGCACAGGCGCTTTTTAAACGCTCTCCAACAGCTTGGAGGATCTCAAG TCTCCACTCCTAAACAGATCAGAGAACTGATGCAAGTCGACAATCTCACCAACGACGAAGTGAAGAGCCATTTGCAA AAATACAGACTCCACACGAAAAGAGGAGGGCCAGTCTCATCCATAAAAGGAGCCATGTCAAATCTGGGGGAATCATCTTCTATGCCCAGAGATGATGAGGAATACAAGGTGGAAGCGTCGAAGCAGAGCAATTCACAATCGGGTTCCCCACAGGGTCCACTTGACTTATCTGGAACAGGGGGAAATAATAATAGCATGGAATTAGGAGATGAGATATCAGAGAGTCATAGCTGGAAAAATCAACTTCACAGAAGATCTGCTCAAGATGatgatgaggaggaggaggaagatgaTGTATAG
- the LOC124945067 gene encoding armadillo repeat-containing protein 6 yields the protein MGPPASSRTISQEAFDEIVKENIDDLGMDPTEALQDAIETLTLQGVDLSGIVKCVPGQGSVKDNPMVQTLDQLKEFNSNWRDDENVVEVIDLLDKLSNLCSIEGSGNIAIANKNGGVELVSSICSKIRGVSNRGVISAFNILALLLNDVQSTGTFFKNGGPSMLISILDGASEDLDVLNSGFSVVAAAATSNEIVKESFMELKIDEMITRVLNMPQKRNIPSLYNSVRVLLTPDDNRVVASQVYGYARRFAKIGIAEVLVDSLREGINSPSLVSAATALKTIAVNDEICRSVADNGGIDATLCCICDSGEQGNDVVARACCSLLSKLAGSDANKSAIVEKGGIDKIIKLTSKFSDDPSISQEVMSIIWVLCLRSPENATVAIEAGAGDLAIQAMKRFPGAANMQISACQMIRNLTVRNPENRSILLSNGVEELIRKVKVNHPTIARDAATDALRDLGLDNYNL from the exons ATGGGCCCACCGGCTTCTAGTCGAACGATCTCACAGGAGGCCTTTGACGAAATAGTGAAGGAGAACATCGATGACCTCGGCATGGATCCCACAGAAGCTCTACAGGACGCCATTGAAACCCTAACTCTCCAAGGCGTCGATCTATCTG GCATTGTTAAGTGTGTACCCGGCCAAGGCTCTGTCAAAGATAACCCAATGGTCCAGACACTGGATCAATTGAAAGAGTTCAATTCAAACTGGAGGGATGACGAGAATGTTGTTGAGGTGATTGATTTGCTCGATAAATTGAGTAACCTATGTTCGATCGAGGGATCTGGAAATATAGCTATAGCCAATAAAAATGGTGGGGTTGAGCTGGTTTCTTCAATTTGTTCCAAGATCCGCGGCGTTTCAAACCGTGGTGTCATCTCCGCCTTCAACATTCTGGCATTGCTTCTTAATG ATGTTCAAAGCACAGGAACATTCTTCAAGAATGGTGGACCAAGTATGCTTATTAGTATCCTGGATGGTGCAAGTGAAGATTTGGATGTTTTGAATTCTGGGTTTTCAGTTGTCGCTGCTGCTGCTACTAGCAATGAAATTGTTAAGGAATCATTCATGGAGTTGAAAATTGATGAAATGATAACCCGAGTACTGAATATGCCGCAGAAGAGGAACATCCCAAGTTTATACAATTCCGTACGAGTCTTGCTGACACCTGATGATAATCGAGTTGTTGCCTCTCAA GTTTATGGCTATGCCCGAAGATTTGCTAAAATTGGCATCGCAGAAGTTCTTGTTGATTCGCTTCGTGAAGGGATCAACTCGCCGAGTCTAGTATCTGCCGCCACAGCTTTGAAGACTATTGCTGTCAAT GATGAAATATGTAGATCGGTTGCTGATAACGGGGGCATAGATGCGACTTTGTGTTGTATCTGTGATAGTGGTGAGCAAGGGAACGATGTTGTTGCTAGGGCTTGCTGCTCTTTGCTATCTAAG TTGGCAGGAAGTGATGCAAACAAGAGTGCGATTGTAGAAAAGGGAGGAATAGACAAGATAATAAAACTGACATCCAAGTTTTCCGATGATCCTTCCATTTCTCAAGAG GTAATGTCGATTATATGGGTATTATGCTTGAGATCCCCTGAGAATGCAACAGTTGCGATTGAAGCTGGTGCGGGGGACCTTGCTATCCAGGCTATGAAGAGATTTCCTGGGGCTGCTAATATGCAGATAAGTGCCTGTCAGATGATTCGGAATCTTACAGTCAGGAATCCAGAGAATAG AAGTATTTTGCTTAGCAATGGTGTTGAGGAGCTGATTAGAAAAGTGAAGGTCAATCATCCCACAATAGCTAGGGATGCTGCAACTGATGCTCTCAGGGACCTCGGCCTTGACAACTACAATCTTTAG
- the LOC124910742 gene encoding uncharacterized protein LOC124910742 produces the protein MSTTPVGTEDQQPPPTDVQVAQQAYTASSGTHGSIGPFIGALAVITILVAIAIMIGRLCSGRRVIGKRQYDFEGWVETKFASCIDGRLDPPPPSVPSSTRRPTPPPRDDAAAEEEEEEQRESGGEQQQQQERA, from the coding sequence ATGTCGACTACCCCCGTCGGGACAGAAGACCAGCAGCCTCCTCCGACGGATGTTCAGGTGGCCCAGCAAGCGTATACAGCCTCTTCGGGTACTCACGGGTCGATTGGGCCTTTTATTGGAGCCCTAGCGGTGATTACGATTTTGGTTGCCATTGCCATTATGATCGGAAGGCTTTGCTCGGGTCGGCGGGTCATAGGAAAGAGACAGTACGATTTTGAAGGATGGGTTGAGACAAAGTTTGCATCTTGTATCGATGGCCGATTGGATCCACCTCCACCTTCCGTACCATCTTCAACACGGAGGCCAACACCACCACCCAGGGATGATGCAGCGgcggaggaagaagaagaagaacaaagagaAAGTGGAGGggagcagcagcagcagcaggagAGAGCCtga
- the LOC124910173 gene encoding probable carboxylesterase 2 gives MATLKLNLALSCCLFFVFPLVILTISNLVSANPDKLFLFFFEAKSDGTVVRFFTPTLVPASLDAATNVQSTDVVLNPDTKVSGRLYRPMNAPSGTLHPLLIFFHGGGFSTGSAFSVDIHTYMNTLSSLGNLAILSVDYRLAPEHPVKDLYDDAYDGVLWVAKQAAGQGSSSEAWMKDVVNYDRIFVGGQSSGGNIAHNVGMRIQELKPAGVKLGGMIIIHSYFLTVDPLPSILKEPEDMRNNITELWSFVCPGTTGLDDPRVNPSLEPDLQIIKPAKVLICAAELDAMKDASKAYYDALKWSGVDTEFYLTQGKRHMFDNFDPKCPEAMALHSKIVSYMQ, from the coding sequence atggcaaCTTTAAAGTTAAACCTGGCTCTGTCTTGCTGCCTCTTCTTCGTCTTCCCCTTGGTCATTCTAACAATCTCTAATTTAGTCTCCGCCAATCCTGATAaactcttcttattcttcttcgaGGCCAAAAGTGACGGCACTGTTGTAAGGTTTTTTACACCAACTCTGGTGCCGGCATCATTAGACGCAGCAACTAACGTCCAATCCACGGACGTGGTGCTTAACCCAGATACAAAGGTCTCCGGCAGACTATATCGTCCCATGAACGCCCCTTCCGGAACCCTTCACCCCCTTCTGATCTTCTTCCACGGCGGTGGGTTCTCGACGGGATCGGCTTTCAGCGTTGATATTCACACTTACATGAACACTCTTAGCTCCCTTGGAAACCTGGCCATACTCTCCGTGGATTACCGTCTAGCCCCGGAACATCCGGTTAAGGACTTGTACGACGACGCTTACGACGGGGTGCTTTGGGTAGCAAAACAGGCGGCGGGACAAGGTAGCAGCTCGGAAGCATGGATGAAAGATGTTGTGAACTACGATCGGATCTTCGTGGGAGGACAGAGTTCGGGAGGAAACATAGCCCACAATGTGGGTATGCGGATCCAGGAGTTGAAACCGGCAGGGGTGAAACTTGGTGGGATGATAATAATCCACTCGTATTTCCTAACGGTGGATCCTCTGCCTTCTATTCTAAAGGAACCGGAGGATATGAGAAACAACATAACTGAATTGTGGTCTTTTGTATGCCCTGGCACAACCGGGTTGGACGATCCCAGAGTCAACCCATCATTGGAACCAGATTTGCAGATCATAAAGCCGGCTAAGGTGCTGATTTGTGCGGCCGAGTTAGACGCGATGAAGGACGCGTCCAAGGCCTATTACGACGCACTTAAGTGGAGTGGGGTCGATACAGAGTTTTATCTAACCCAGGGAAAACGACATATGTTCGATAATTTCGATCCTAAATGCCCAGAAGCAATGGCATTACATTCTAAGATTGTCTCATACATGCAGtaa